From the Anaerolineales bacterium genome, one window contains:
- the mrdA gene encoding penicillin-binding protein 2, protein MSSTSQSGSRSSLENWRLLTVLITFGLIFFLFFIRLFYLQVLEHSNWLRQADDNRTEVISLAPQRGVIFDRNGVLLASNTASYNIIAVPAFLPGDSGEIEQIIFELAELTGLPVTRGSLDEPLIPCGTNLGLREMIAIQTSFSPYDSVQLQCNVSREMAMAIKEKSVDWPGVDIQVEPVRDYPTGEMTAAVIGYLGPIPAAIEPQMRSLGFVPNRDKVGYGGLELYFDEVLRGMPGQRVVETDVGGQVLRDIDPPIEAQPGQNIVLTLDMRLQQAAYQILKRDIELWNNFIGAIEMTSGSVIAMDPRTGEILAMVSWPSYENNRMARFIPAYYYDQLLADATNPLVNHAVGAEIPVGSVFKLVTSVGVLNEGVVSVDQLIQTPGLITVSEQFFEGEAGRSREFVDWNRAGFGQLNFIGGIANSSNVYFYKVGGGFQEEVPEGLGICRLGTYARALGYGDFLGIEQPYETRGLIPDPTWKRRSQGENWSTGDTYITSVGQGYVLASPLQILMSAATIANDGVMMKPTLLREIVDGNGNVIQPFQPTIIRDLTRDAVIEKYENPSGIGACRPTGEKVTVEPWVIEAVQQGMRGAVQFGTLQQEFDNNPIGVAVAGKTGTAEYCDETAFSQGRCQYGNWPSHAWTLAYAPYDDPEIAVIAFVYNGKEGSSVGGPIVRQLLSAYFGIKEVDNQLTAP, encoded by the coding sequence ATGAGCAGCACTTCGCAATCTGGCAGTCGCAGTTCACTGGAGAATTGGCGGCTGCTCACGGTGCTGATCACCTTTGGCCTGATCTTCTTCCTGTTCTTCATCCGTCTGTTCTATTTGCAAGTCCTGGAGCACAGCAACTGGCTGCGCCAGGCGGATGACAACCGCACCGAAGTGATCAGCCTGGCCCCGCAGCGCGGCGTCATCTTCGACCGCAACGGGGTGCTGCTGGCCAGCAACACAGCTTCGTACAACATCATTGCCGTGCCGGCCTTCCTGCCGGGCGACAGCGGTGAGATCGAGCAGATCATCTTCGAACTGGCCGAGCTTACCGGCCTGCCGGTGACGCGCGGCTCGCTGGATGAACCGCTGATCCCCTGCGGCACCAACCTGGGTTTGCGCGAGATGATCGCCATCCAAACCTCGTTTTCCCCCTATGACTCTGTGCAGCTGCAGTGCAATGTAAGCCGAGAGATGGCCATGGCCATCAAAGAAAAATCTGTGGATTGGCCGGGGGTTGATATTCAGGTTGAGCCGGTACGAGACTACCCTACCGGCGAAATGACCGCGGCGGTGATCGGCTACCTCGGCCCCATTCCGGCGGCGATAGAGCCTCAAATGCGCTCGCTGGGCTTTGTGCCCAACCGGGACAAAGTGGGCTACGGCGGTTTGGAGTTGTACTTTGATGAAGTCCTGCGCGGGATGCCGGGTCAGCGCGTAGTGGAGACGGACGTGGGTGGCCAGGTCCTGCGCGATATTGATCCGCCCATCGAGGCGCAGCCGGGCCAGAACATAGTGCTGACGCTGGATATGCGCCTGCAACAGGCCGCCTACCAGATCTTGAAACGCGACATTGAGCTGTGGAACAACTTTATTGGCGCCATCGAAATGACCAGCGGGTCGGTGATCGCCATGGACCCGCGCACGGGCGAGATCCTGGCCATGGTGTCCTGGCCCAGCTATGAGAACAACCGCATGGCGCGCTTCATCCCCGCTTACTACTATGACCAGCTTCTGGCGGATGCCACCAACCCGCTGGTGAACCATGCCGTAGGCGCCGAAATCCCGGTAGGCTCGGTATTCAAACTGGTCACCTCCGTAGGCGTCTTGAACGAAGGCGTAGTGTCTGTGGACCAGCTCATTCAAACCCCCGGCTTGATCACAGTCAGTGAACAGTTCTTCGAGGGCGAGGCCGGCCGCAGCCGCGAGTTCGTAGACTGGAACCGGGCCGGCTTCGGGCAGCTGAACTTCATTGGCGGCATCGCCAACTCCAGCAATGTGTATTTCTATAAAGTAGGCGGCGGTTTCCAAGAGGAAGTGCCGGAAGGTCTGGGCATTTGCCGCCTGGGCACCTACGCCCGCGCCCTGGGCTATGGCGATTTCCTGGGCATCGAGCAGCCGTACGAAACCCGCGGCCTGATCCCCGACCCCACTTGGAAACGCCGCTCACAGGGCGAGAACTGGTCCACCGGCGACACCTATATCACCAGTGTGGGCCAGGGCTATGTATTGGCCTCCCCCCTGCAGATCCTAATGTCTGCCGCCACGATCGCCAACGATGGCGTGATGATGAAACCCACCCTGCTGCGCGAGATCGTGGATGGCAATGGCAATGTCATCCAACCCTTTCAGCCGACCATCATCCGGGATTTGACGCGCGACGCCGTGATCGAAAAATACGAGAACCCCAGCGGCATCGGCGCCTGCCGGCCGACCGGCGAGAAAGTCACGGTGGAGCCTTGGGTGATCGAAGCCGTGCAACAGGGCATGCGCGGGGCGGTGCAATTTGGTACCCTGCAGCAGGAGTTTGACAACAACCCGATTGGCGTAGCCGTGGCCGGCAAGACCGGCACCGCAGAATATTGCGATGAAACCGCCTTCAGCCAGGGACGCTGCCAATACGGCAACTGGCCCAGCCACGCCTGGACGCTGGCCTATGCGCCCTATGATGACCCGGAAATTGCCGTGATCGCCTTTGTATACAACGGCAAGGAAGGCTCTTCCGTCGGTGGCCCGATCGTGCGCCAGCTGCTCTCGGCCTATTTCGGCATCAAAGAAGTCGATAATCAGTTGACTGCTCCCTAG
- the mreC gene encoding rod shape-determining protein MreC — MRPGKDSPYRLIALVLLAAGLLVLALGGYLSPVFSGVLQPVLGVQGFLFERFQAIQDFINAPADIARLRQENAELRSENATLQTQIIALQQQVAEIELLSALLDFARARPENTYQAAAVIGRDPSPFLHYIIINRGSDDGIRRGMPVVAQQGLVGRVAQVTANASRVELITDPASVVSAQVQPSEMDGVVTGSITGALSIDLIPLDTQIQPGDLVFTSGIGGLYPSDIFIGQVSNVRQEAQALFQLASVQPVVDFTRLEIVLVIVNFQPVDLTPLLSSP, encoded by the coding sequence ATGCGTCCAGGAAAAGACAGTCCCTATCGCTTGATCGCCTTGGTTTTGCTTGCCGCCGGCTTGCTGGTGCTGGCTCTGGGCGGTTACCTGAGCCCTGTCTTCAGCGGAGTGCTGCAACCTGTTTTGGGCGTGCAGGGCTTTCTGTTTGAGCGCTTCCAAGCCATTCAAGACTTTATCAACGCCCCTGCAGATATTGCACGGCTGCGCCAGGAAAATGCCGAGCTGCGCTCGGAAAATGCCACCCTGCAAACCCAAATCATCGCCCTCCAGCAGCAAGTCGCCGAGATCGAGCTGCTTTCGGCTCTGCTGGACTTTGCGCGCGCACGCCCAGAAAACACCTACCAGGCTGCCGCGGTGATCGGCCGCGACCCCAGCCCCTTCTTGCATTACATCATCATCAACCGCGGCTCGGACGACGGCATCCGCCGCGGCATGCCGGTCGTAGCTCAGCAGGGCTTGGTGGGCCGCGTGGCTCAAGTGACCGCCAATGCCTCACGCGTGGAGCTGATCACCGACCCGGCCTCCGTCGTCAGCGCCCAGGTGCAGCCGTCCGAGATGGACGGCGTGGTCACCGGCAGCATTACCGGCGCGCTCAGCATCGACTTGATCCCGCTCGATACGCAGATCCAACCCGGTGACCTTGTCTTCACCTCCGGCATTGGCGGTCTGTATCCGAGCGACATCTTTATTGGCCAGGTCAGCAACGTTCGCCAGGAGGCCCAGGCGCTCTTTCAGCTTGCCAGCGTGCAACCGGTGGTGGACTTTACCCGCCTAGAAATTGTGCTGGTCATTGTAAACTTTCAACCTGTGGACTTGACCCCTCTGCTCTCTTCGCCGTAA
- a CDS encoding AzlD domain-containing protein, giving the protein MNEVLLIASMAAATIATRIPILLLLSRRQLPQGLFAALRYVPAAVLSAIIVPMVLTPGGELNLSWQNAALLASLVAALVSWRTRNLLLTIVVGMTVFLAWRAFF; this is encoded by the coding sequence ATGAACGAAGTCTTGCTCATCGCGAGCATGGCTGCCGCCACGATCGCCACGCGCATTCCGATCTTGCTGTTGCTCAGCCGTCGCCAACTGCCACAAGGCTTGTTCGCCGCGCTGCGCTACGTGCCAGCTGCGGTGCTCTCCGCCATCATTGTGCCCATGGTGCTCACGCCGGGCGGCGAGCTGAACTTGAGCTGGCAGAACGCGGCCTTGCTGGCCAGTCTGGTAGCCGCCCTGGTCTCCTGGCGTACACGCAATCTATTGCTGACGATTGTGGTCGGCATGACGGTCTTCCTGGCCTGGCGGGCATTCTTTTAG
- a CDS encoding SRPBCC domain-containing protein — protein MRSAHDPQELRIHFEIEINAPPAKVWAKMATLEGMHQWLARNLVFEHQVGGRFEMKGNLPGEGPYRFTGEVVTLMPEQELAFTWKHDPEEGEAWPVSTLVTLRLTPTDRGTRVTLTHTGFEELGTALGKGAYEGHIQGWTMSENLSDLKAAVEAD, from the coding sequence ATGCGCAGCGCTCACGACCCTCAAGAACTCAGAATTCATTTCGAGATCGAGATCAATGCCCCACCCGCCAAGGTCTGGGCCAAGATGGCCACACTCGAAGGCATGCACCAATGGCTGGCGCGCAACCTGGTGTTTGAACACCAAGTGGGCGGACGATTTGAGATGAAGGGCAACCTGCCCGGTGAAGGCCCATATCGCTTCACCGGCGAAGTAGTGACCTTAATGCCGGAGCAAGAGCTGGCCTTCACCTGGAAGCACGACCCAGAGGAGGGCGAAGCCTGGCCGGTATCCACGCTGGTCACCCTGCGCCTGACGCCGACGGACCGCGGCACACGCGTGACTCTAACCCACACCGGCTTTGAAGAGCTTGGCACCGCATTGGGCAAGGGCGCCTACGAAGGTCACATCCAGGGCTGGACCATGTCTGAGAACCTGAGCGACTTGAAGGCCGCGGTGGAGGCAGATTAA
- a CDS encoding rod shape-determining protein produces MAFNPLNWILGFFSLDIGIDLGTANTLVFVRGKGIVINEPSWVTVDRKTRRPIAVGEEAKEMAGRAPKNIIVVRPLRDGVIAEFEITEEMLAYFINKAHEQSIVPLPRPRVVIGVPTGVTEVEKRAVNDAALLAGAREVYLIEEPTASALAVGLPIDKVGGSVIVDIGGGTSEITVFSMGGVVANKSLRLAGDEMDRAVLQYIRTKYNVLIGERAAEQVKMKIGSAFPLPEEKVTSVRGRNLISGLPETLEISSIEIREALSPIIDSIVQAVKETVDEVPAEMIGDVMDAGICMSGGGALIRGLDQRISEDLRIHCWVADDPLTCVARGAGVVLEDIEAYRHHLLQLD; encoded by the coding sequence ATGGCCTTTAACCCACTCAATTGGATCCTGGGATTCTTCTCTTTGGACATTGGCATCGACCTGGGCACGGCGAACACCTTGGTGTTCGTGCGCGGCAAGGGCATCGTGATCAATGAGCCCTCTTGGGTGACTGTAGACCGCAAAACGCGCCGCCCCATCGCCGTAGGCGAAGAAGCCAAGGAAATGGCCGGCCGCGCCCCTAAAAACATCATCGTGGTCCGCCCGCTGCGCGACGGCGTGATTGCTGAATTCGAAATCACCGAAGAAATGCTGGCTTACTTCATTAATAAGGCGCACGAGCAAAGCATCGTGCCGCTGCCCCGCCCCCGCGTGGTGATCGGCGTGCCCACCGGCGTGACCGAGGTGGAAAAGCGCGCCGTGAACGATGCGGCGCTGTTGGCCGGCGCTCGCGAAGTCTATTTGATCGAAGAACCCACCGCCTCGGCCCTGGCAGTCGGCCTGCCCATCGACAAAGTCGGCGGCTCGGTGATCGTGGACATTGGCGGCGGCACCAGCGAGATCACAGTCTTCTCGATGGGCGGCGTGGTGGCCAACAAGTCCCTGCGTCTGGCCGGAGATGAAATGGACCGGGCGGTGCTGCAGTACATCCGCACCAAGTACAACGTGCTGATCGGTGAACGCGCCGCCGAGCAGGTCAAGATGAAGATCGGTTCGGCCTTCCCGCTGCCCGAGGAAAAGGTTACCTCGGTACGCGGCCGCAATCTGATCAGCGGTTTGCCTGAAACCTTGGAAATCTCGTCCATCGAGATCCGCGAAGCGCTCTCGCCCATCATTGATAGCATTGTGCAGGCGGTCAAAGAGACGGTGGATGAAGTGCCTGCCGAAATGATTGGCGACGTGATGGATGCCGGGATCTGCATGAGCGGCGGTGGAGCGCTGATCCGCGGCTTGGATCAGCGCATCAGCGAGGATCTGCGCATTCACTGCTGGGTGGCGGATGATCCGCTGACCTGCGTGGCGCGCGGCGCGGGCGTGGTGCTAGAAGATATCGAAGCCTATCGCCATCATCTGCTGCAGCTGGACTAA
- the glmS gene encoding glutamine--fructose-6-phosphate transaminase (isomerizing), with the protein MCGIVGYIGEQNATPIILNGLKRLEYRGYDSAGIAVLQDERIEVRRDAGKLGRLVTLVDSEPLAGSLGIGHTRWATHGEPNARNAHPHMGATGEVVLVHNGIVENYLELKDELQAEGVDFKSDTDTEIIVHLVERYLSQDVSLEQAARKALSHLHGHHGIVMFSSQQPDRIVAARIGNAGGVVVGFGEGEMFVASDLPAILEHTRDVVFLESGQMALVTREGLKMSTLDGQALDYKVDTVAWDPVAAEKGEYRHFMQKEIHEQVRSLTDTIAGRVDFDNGRIILPDLNLDADSAKKIEKIFIIACGTAGYAGMVGKTLIERIARVPVEFDIASEFRYRDPLVTDKHVVLAISQSGETADTLAAMAEGKARGAKLWSIVNAIGSQAMRIADGCITMQSGPEIGVASTKAYTAPLVDLYMLAILLGDLRGVLSEDDRRALVAELRMVPEWASACLERESEVIAVAEAIVNIDHCLYLGRGINTATAYEGALKLKEISYIHAEGYPAGEMKHGPIALVDPEMPVIAIAPRDPWYEKMISQIEQAKARGGKVIAVATEGDTVIPALADHVLWIPDVPWMLSPVFTVIPLQLLAYHIASQRGLDVDQPRNLAKSVTVE; encoded by the coding sequence ATGTGTGGAATTGTTGGCTACATCGGTGAGCAGAACGCGACTCCGATTATTTTGAACGGTCTGAAACGCTTGGAGTACCGTGGTTACGACTCGGCGGGCATTGCCGTGCTGCAAGACGAGCGTATTGAGGTGCGCCGCGATGCCGGCAAGCTGGGCCGCCTGGTGACCCTGGTGGATAGTGAGCCCCTGGCCGGTTCGCTGGGCATTGGGCACACGCGCTGGGCGACGCACGGCGAGCCGAATGCGCGCAATGCGCACCCGCACATGGGCGCCACCGGCGAAGTAGTGCTGGTGCACAACGGCATTGTGGAAAACTACCTGGAGTTGAAGGACGAGCTGCAGGCGGAGGGTGTGGACTTCAAGTCTGACACCGACACCGAGATCATCGTCCATTTGGTGGAACGCTACCTCTCACAAGATGTTTCTTTGGAGCAGGCGGCCCGCAAAGCGCTCAGCCATCTGCACGGCCATCATGGCATCGTCATGTTCAGCTCTCAGCAGCCCGACCGTATCGTGGCCGCCCGCATCGGCAATGCCGGTGGCGTGGTGGTGGGCTTTGGCGAGGGTGAGATGTTCGTTGCCTCTGACCTGCCTGCCATCCTGGAACACACGCGTGATGTGGTCTTCCTGGAATCCGGGCAGATGGCGCTGGTCACCCGTGAGGGATTGAAGATGAGCACGCTGGACGGGCAGGCGCTGGACTACAAGGTCGATACGGTTGCCTGGGATCCGGTGGCGGCGGAGAAGGGCGAGTATCGTCACTTCATGCAGAAAGAGATCCACGAGCAGGTGCGCTCGCTGACCGACACCATCGCGGGCCGGGTGGATTTTGACAATGGGCGTATCATTCTGCCCGACTTGAACCTGGATGCGGATTCTGCCAAGAAGATCGAGAAGATCTTTATCATCGCTTGCGGCACGGCCGGCTATGCCGGTATGGTAGGCAAGACGCTCATCGAGCGCATTGCGCGCGTGCCGGTGGAATTTGATATCGCTTCGGAATTCCGCTACCGCGACCCGCTGGTGACTGACAAGCATGTGGTGCTGGCCATCAGCCAGTCCGGCGAAACTGCCGACACCCTGGCCGCCATGGCCGAGGGCAAGGCACGCGGCGCCAAGCTGTGGTCGATCGTCAATGCGATCGGCTCACAGGCCATGCGCATTGCCGACGGCTGCATCACTATGCAGAGCGGCCCGGAAATTGGCGTGGCCTCCACCAAGGCCTATACCGCCCCCTTGGTGGACCTGTACATGCTGGCCATCCTGTTGGGCGACCTGCGCGGCGTGCTTAGCGAGGATGACCGCCGGGCGCTGGTGGCCGAACTGCGCATGGTGCCGGAATGGGCCTCTGCCTGCCTGGAACGCGAAAGTGAAGTCATCGCCGTGGCCGAAGCGATCGTCAATATTGACCATTGCCTCTACCTGGGGCGCGGCATTAACACCGCCACGGCGTACGAGGGTGCCCTGAAGTTGAAGGAGATCTCCTACATCCATGCCGAGGGCTACCCGGCTGGCGAGATGAAGCATGGGCCGATCGCGCTGGTAGACCCGGAAATGCCGGTGATCGCCATTGCGCCGCGTGACCCGTGGTACGAGAAAATGATCAGCCAGATCGAGCAGGCCAAAGCGCGCGGCGGCAAAGTGATTGCTGTTGCCACCGAAGGCGACACGGTCATCCCCGCACTTGCCGACCATGTCTTGTGGATCCCGGATGTGCCCTGGATGCTCAGCCCGGTCTTCACCGTCATCCCACTGCAATTGCTTGCTTATCACATCGCCAGCCAGCGCGGTTTGGATGTGGACCAACCCCGCAACCTGGCCAAGAGCGTCACGGTGGAATAG
- a CDS encoding winged helix-turn-helix transcriptional regulator: MSSPFQAISDPTRRQILDALRAEGPQRAGDLAARFPAISRPGVSKHLRVLRQARLLHQERRGRELWYQLDAGPLSQVEAWLEQYAAFWEEKLRDLKKAAEGE, encoded by the coding sequence GTGAGCTCCCCTTTCCAGGCCATATCGGATCCGACCCGCCGCCAGATCCTGGATGCGCTGCGGGCAGAAGGCCCGCAGCGCGCCGGGGACCTGGCGGCGCGCTTCCCGGCTATCAGTCGTCCCGGAGTGAGCAAGCACCTGCGCGTACTGCGCCAAGCGCGGCTGCTGCACCAAGAACGCCGCGGCCGTGAGCTGTGGTATCAGCTCGACGCCGGGCCACTCTCGCAGGTCGAAGCCTGGCTGGAGCAATATGCGGCTTTCTGGGAAGAGAAGTTGCGAGATTTGAAAAAGGCCGCGGAAGGCGAATAG
- a CDS encoding alpha/beta hydrolase, which produces MPTSASPIPHRVPQWWATALVGLPVAVLLLLVLAAFVPIPLLSIIAAGLSARIVQVALFAMVLVGLALWLLRIAHSRGRRVIAAAALLALAGIAVIAGRQLALAAREGVTVDLFATLAPPTPDITPDADIDYLLFDGEPVALSVWRPVGSAGPAPVIVIVHGGGWSEGSRLDAAPPTHARWFADHGYLVISVDYSLSTPTRHLWDVQEAQIGCALVWAAANASDYGGDIEWLGLIGDSAGGNLVLNVAARTAAGTLTPACPGDLPRIGATSTLYPAADPHALYANPDPVMGSVARLYLENYTGGSPAEYPDRYAAIDPATHITPAAPPALITLGEKDHLVPPGPTLAFAATLHSLGVEVKTIEIPHGEHVFDLEGGIGTQVWRAATLAWFRAHGL; this is translated from the coding sequence ATGCCTACATCCGCCAGTCCAATACCGCACCGCGTTCCGCAGTGGTGGGCGACGGCCCTTGTTGGGCTTCCCGTCGCGGTGCTGCTGCTCCTCGTGCTGGCCGCGTTCGTCCCTATTCCCCTGCTCTCGATAATCGCTGCCGGCCTGTCAGCCCGCATCGTCCAGGTTGCCCTCTTCGCCATGGTCCTCGTGGGGCTAGCGCTGTGGCTGCTGCGAATCGCACACTCCCGCGGCCGTCGTGTCATTGCCGCTGCTGCCCTGCTCGCGCTGGCAGGGATCGCCGTCATCGCCGGCCGGCAGTTGGCGCTGGCCGCCCGTGAAGGCGTCACAGTTGATCTGTTCGCCACGCTTGCCCCGCCAACACCTGACATCACGCCGGACGCCGACATTGATTACCTGCTGTTCGACGGCGAGCCGGTGGCCCTTTCTGTCTGGAGGCCGGTCGGCAGCGCCGGACCGGCGCCTGTGATCGTCATCGTGCACGGCGGCGGCTGGAGCGAAGGCTCGCGCCTCGACGCTGCGCCTCCCACACACGCACGCTGGTTCGCCGACCACGGCTACCTCGTCATCAGCGTCGACTACAGCCTCTCGACGCCGACACGCCACCTCTGGGACGTGCAGGAGGCCCAGATCGGCTGCGCGCTCGTCTGGGCTGCGGCGAATGCGAGCGACTATGGCGGCGACATCGAGTGGCTTGGGCTGATCGGCGACTCGGCGGGCGGCAACCTCGTCCTCAACGTGGCCGCCCGCACCGCCGCCGGCACCCTGACGCCGGCCTGCCCGGGCGACCTGCCCCGCATCGGCGCCACGAGCACTCTGTACCCGGCGGCCGATCCGCATGCGCTCTATGCCAACCCGGATCCCGTCATGGGCTCGGTTGCCCGCTTATACCTCGAGAACTACACGGGCGGCTCTCCTGCCGAATATCCCGACCGCTATGCGGCAATCGACCCTGCCACGCACATCACGCCCGCAGCTCCACCGGCACTGATCACGCTGGGCGAAAAGGACCACTTGGTGCCGCCCGGCCCCACCCTGGCCTTTGCCGCGACCCTGCACTCGCTTGGCGTCGAAGTGAAGACCATCGAGATTCCGCACGGCGAGCACGTCTTCGATCTAGAAGGCGGCATCGGCACGCAGGTCTGGCGCGCAGCCACCCTCGCCTGGTTCCGGGCACACGGGCTTTGA
- a CDS encoding AzlC family ABC transporter permease gives MHRETDNDKSSARAALLAGMRDTFPLLVGAAPFGLIFGALAMASGLSAWGAAAMSALVFAGSSQFIAVGLIAAGTPVLVIALTTLVVNLRHMLYSATLAPKLKGLPLRWLLPLGFWLTDESFVVAAKQFDEQPQDPHNRWYLLGSELAMYTNWQLATWVGILAGSQIRDPQSWGLDYAMVVTFLGMLVPMLKGRPMLAAALVAGGTALLAQGLPHQLGLMLAALLGVTAGVLAERVWPPQAAEAS, from the coding sequence ATGCACAGAGAAACAGATAACGACAAGTCTTCTGCGCGGGCCGCCCTGCTGGCCGGCATGCGCGATACTTTTCCCTTGCTGGTTGGCGCGGCGCCTTTCGGACTGATCTTCGGCGCGTTGGCGATGGCCTCCGGACTCTCCGCCTGGGGCGCGGCGGCCATGTCCGCCCTGGTCTTTGCCGGCTCTTCGCAATTCATAGCAGTGGGCCTGATCGCCGCCGGGACCCCAGTGCTGGTCATCGCCCTGACTACCTTGGTGGTCAACCTGCGCCATATGCTTTATTCGGCCACCCTGGCGCCCAAGCTCAAAGGGCTGCCGCTGCGCTGGCTGCTGCCGCTGGGCTTCTGGCTGACCGACGAGTCCTTCGTGGTGGCCGCCAAGCAATTTGATGAGCAGCCTCAAGACCCGCATAACCGCTGGTATCTGCTGGGCTCCGAACTGGCGATGTACACCAATTGGCAGCTGGCCACCTGGGTCGGCATCCTGGCTGGGTCGCAGATCCGCGACCCGCAAAGCTGGGGGCTGGACTACGCCATGGTGGTCACCTTTCTGGGCATGCTGGTGCCGATGCTCAAGGGCCGCCCAATGCTGGCCGCGGCGCTGGTGGCCGGAGGGACTGCATTGCTGGCGCAGGGCCTGCCCCACCAGCTGGGGCTGATGCTGGCGGCTCTGCTGGGCGTCACAGCCGGCGTCTTGGCTGAGCGCGTTTGGCCGCCGCAGGCCGCGGAGGCATCATGA